Below is a window of Oreochromis aureus strain Israel breed Guangdong linkage group 4, ZZ_aureus, whole genome shotgun sequence DNA.
aagaaagcctaatttctgctgttcaaaacCAAAGAAATGTAAACTGTTTTTTAACAAAGTGCCAAATTACAAAACACTTAGCTCTGTGTCTAATGcgtcttcatgtttttctgcattttatcctcagttactttgacacaaaggcatctgttGTGATGATTAGatctctgatgaagtctcacaagtgttagctttgtttttatacatagatataaaaatatggatatgtaccaataaatgatcataattataatatttctgagtcaaaagtgaattaaattaaatcacGGATCAAATCAAATTGGGACCTTTTGAATCGCATaagttatagaaatcagtgatgatacccagccctattCTTCAGTACCTTAAGAAAAACCAcacacattttgtttatttccaaTGAACAAAAGGTCATGCAGAGAATGTTTATTTGTCAAACTCACAGATAGATGCAGCAAGAGAAAAGTAAACACATGCACATGTCTTTAAGAAAGTCAGCTCTATGGGCAAGTACGTTTTCTACAGGAAAAGAACCGTGTTGAGCACTCTGTAAGCCATTGAGAAGGTGACCAGCATGCCCAGGACCCAGGACAGACCCCTACTCGGCTGAGGCAGAGCGCCAATGTAGGCAATAGTGTGGAAGATCCGAGCGCCAGCAAAAATGCGAAAGTGAAGAAGAGCGACAGAAAGCTCGGGTCCAGTCAGAGCATAAATGAGGCCGACAATCACGAAGGGAATAACGTTCTCCAGGTCATTCTGGTGACACCTAGAGGACAAAACAAAGAGAGGTTTAGCAACCGAGATGGCCACATTATTAGTAACAGTAGGCAACACAAATTTACACAATTTATTATacacatttatgttttttggCAGTGTCTGTCCAAAGAATATCAAACACTCCCTAAAaccttaaaacaaaaacaaaaaaccaaaacaaacatgaTATTTTCTTAACTTCTTTAGATCAATCATTGTTCTAAAGACACGTCAGGATTCTTTAGTGTCCGAGGGCCAGATTATCTCACCTTCGAACTCGTTCTACATCTGGGTGAGTTTTCAGcagcttcttcttttcctctgcAGACTTTCTGGCCACATCCTCTTCATTAGagaaagacttaaaaaaaatagagaatacaagtgtttattttttgccagGACTTATCACAATAATATATCAGGTTGAAAGAGTCAACACTGAGAAGTGAGGATGGTTTGGGAGCAGTTGTgcatttctttattctttagttatgtaattctttatttttcttaaaccaACATGAGTCTTGTTAGTTTTGAACTTGCAGCCTTATAAAACCAGGGCAAAAAAGCAACTAAGCTAATGTTCCAGAGAAATACCCCAGATGTAGAACATGCTGGCATTTGAACTCACCCCTCTGGTGAAGCGGTAGTATCCAGTCATTGGCCCCATCAGTAGCAACTTCACGATAACAATAACTGCATATGTGCTGAAAGCCCTCACTACCTCGTTTTCCATCAGCTCTGCCATCTTTGCTGATTTACAGCTGAAGAATGAAGAAAAGAAGGAAGTTCGTTTACCTTCCTATTACTTCAAATTTAAATCCATTTgtagcttgtgtgtcttgtagAGGGTGTATACCCAACACAAAGTACCACTGTGAAAATAACTCAATCCGAAATAGTAAAAGATTTTATGCTAAACTATTCATACGCCATTTAAGCATCAAATAGGACCGACTGCACTCATAACCATAATATAAAGTATATAAGACAGTGCTATCAGTAAGACCATAAACTCACTAAAATGCACAAGGAACAACTGAAGTGGCAAATTTGAAAGGACGAGCAGTGGCACACCAGCAGAGCAAAAGCACCAAAACCAGTTTCAGTTTGACATTGTTTGTTGATTCAAAGCACACATCTTAACACGCCACTCATAGAAATCCACTGTTATCATAATGAAAACTATgtaacaatttttatttttatttgttatcaCTGTCATACAGCTTAGTTTGGATTTTTAGGTAGTTTATCAGCTTTACTTACTTTGCACGGTGACTCTGCAGAAAACAAGCAAGCCTGGATCTGTTGCGCAAGAAGAATCTCACCTGTCACCCAGTTAACTCTGGGGGCAGGGCAAGTACAAAGGTGCTGTCACAGTTTGCAGCAAGAAACATGGCCCAAATGCAAAACTCAAAGGCAGACgagataaacaaaaaaaaaccaacatatTTTTGTTAGGCAGTAGGCAGCAGTTCAAGTGTAATGCAACTAAACCCATAAGCCACAAAGTGACAGTGATGCAGAAAAGTTCACTTtctatatgtctgtgaaggttcagAAAAAAAGTGTCTGGACCTTAAAGAAGTctagatgcttttctttccgagCTACACATTCTATACTTGAGTCTAATCTGCTGTGAAATCTCTTTTACTCTGCTGGAACTGCAGCTAGcaaaacaccaaacacacaccAAGAATGTTTCAtcattaaaattaatttgaCTTTGAACTGCCAACAAATGAAAGAGATTTTCACATCTCATTTATTTGGCTGTTTAACTCtaatatttaatgtttaaatgtctcAAGTTTTCAGACCTCAAATATGCAGCCATCAACTTGCTTGTTGTTGGTTTTACACAtggaaacatcttttttttttaatcataaaaatCTTCACAAATACACAAGATTTCATGTAAATTTAAAGCTACAACACCTGTATTTTAATTTACTGTCCAACAGAATTTTTTTGAATTATGGAAAAAGTAAATTTCCATTATTTTAGAGTATTTTTCTGGTGCAACTAACTAAATTTACAGACTAACTTCAAGTCACCAAAACCAAAGTAATTGCAAAGACTACATCATAACATTGCAGTCctctattttttaaataaacatctgCCTCTGTAATGGGTGTGAAAATCTACTGAAAGTGAACAAGGCTAAATTGAACACAAACAGTGTCTTGACATGTATTTCCTCTTATAGAGGAGTGGCTTTGAGCCTCCAGCAAGATAAGTTTTGGCAGAGAGCCAACAGGAAACAGTGACTTCTCTATTAGTTTTACTTGATAGTGTAGGCTACCTGCTTTTGGCCTTCATAACTGCCTCAGTTATGTATAGCAAGGATACAGCAAATAGCTTTTCCAGTTTTGGTACATACTGATAGCATCACTCAGTTGCTAAAAAATTATGGATAACACTTGAAATCTGGTAATTGTTCCAGGGTGCCCAACCCTAAATCTAACCCAAAGGCAAGCAGAACATGAATCTTcaaattttattaaattatCTCCTAACAACCTTAGCAGATGATTTCTTGTAAGAGAGATGTGTTTTCTTATCTTCATTTCATCCTGTTGCTGGCAGTCCTCAGCCTGTTTATTCACAGTGTGAAATAGTTGGGAACAAAATCACGAAGCATCCCACATGCAACCGTTTACAGCCCGACAAGTTTGACGAGTGCTACAGATTACGTTCCCAAACCACAATTAATATAAAAGTTTTGAGCACAATGAATTTTCTCATGTTCTCTTTTActtttgtcattatttattcagTAGTAATATGTAATATGCATGCAGAGTTTTACATATTGGACCCTTCACATCCCATCAGATCTGTTAAAGACATGTGGGAGGAATTTGTTGGTGCTGAGAGTTGAACTGGCTCTTGGGTTAgacagatgaagaaaaaaacaatcatcaccaccatagcttctggttcctgtgcttttcacagaatcatgatgtcaTCCTCGAACTCTCCCTGCGCTGTcgatggagcttggcacgctcccctcatccttcaggtgcccgtctgttatccacaatctcctctgttggcctctggaaagcccccttggcacagctctcattccaacgcagcttcgtggtccttgctgtggctccagaatctgatctcatgatgggccccaaacagctcgacctttgacctcaaccactgcctgggccgtcagctatgcctggaatggtTCTTGtttctcactgggcctctgaagaattctcaggagattcctttcagcaatactctgactgctgcacctgtatttccttgctaggaggaaaaacttctACTTGGAAAGCATGTAaaccatcatcaaaccacattcccCTTTAGTTCAGTGAACTTCATTTATGGagcatcaaagcctcatctgaacatggaTGCACCACTTGCATAAGTTTAATACCtgtaaatgaactgttaatcacacaaatcacTGCAAAAATCATAGAAAATATTGTTTCATGTTAATCCTGGACCCCTCCTCTTCAcacatggacactcccatgagtcaactcatcaaaaccaaatttctgtctgaaagaaaaaaggttagctagatcatgtcccaggcaacatcagggtGTCTCCTCCTCTGGAGCAGCACCACCCCGGACCTATAcccctgcaataaaagatgttagtgtgttttgcacagtAAGTGTGCTCAACACCTGGCTCCGCCTGGAGcctgcatacacaccatcatggcctggaaaacaagatctggaagtaaaatcaaacttcacacttgTAAACAATTGTAccataagagtaataaagcattcagcatcagcaagacaagtatcatgtgcaggttttctcaaattaGAAAACTACAATTATTGCCATAATTCGCCCCAGACATGGATCAACCCATGTATTTAGTCAACATTAAAGTAGtcggtgacttcccttaagcaaagtcactccactcattttatcattatgagctcaatagtggccagctaatgagccccatatagactattccataaacactgcatctcttatttgttatctcatgtcacttgtctgcctctgctgaatcctctacatgcactcttagaaaaaacaaacattagcaacacacatggatcATCCTGGTGGTCAGGCACAGGTCGACAGggtccagaggtgctataaaaagaccataaagttaaccatccatagctgtggaaagaagtgacactagtttcaacacaggaaatTTCTCACgttattcacatcgtcaaagtaaccttcacattttcccaacaacacagtgtaacagcattaccactcataacctgtaaacacagttttcttcacacataaacTCAGAAATCCTGTAGTGGAAATACATCAACCAGCtgtcctggtataaatcacatgatcaaatcacatgaagaactgtaatgctgtagaaaagaaaatgcaaatgttagcgctgcgcaggtgtatacacactttctcacagtgatctctgtgagcaacacaagcctatgaataacacccctggtagatgcacagacacagaaagtggcatttaaaaggttaaatcgtcACGCAACCTCgaatgttgctgtcatctttctgctcctgtaaaaagaaacacacataaattCATCCACCTTTTTGTCCTGTCTAGGTGGAGGTTAACCTTGAGTAGTGGtcaagtcttgtcagcttttgtcagcttttaccagtcagtcagtttttttttttctctcactcattcattcatgcattcattcattctttctttgctgatagtggaacctATCGTCGCATTTAGTTTCCAccctcagcaaaatgacgtcatttcaaaaagaaaaagaagaactttagatcggattacctcgctgaatccttttttgggcagggacctattttctaattgtcccaaaaagtgactttctcctgagcccattttaatgtggagaaactcacttgcaacagttttctcgacgacgtgtcgtatagcgcttctgttctaatcgtgcagatctgcttcaaacgagatcatcaaacaaaactttcagtgcactgtgaaagtaacaaaataaaaaggcctcattaagtcatgacacatgctcctcatctcaggagggtaaatcatactaTTGGCATGAtttatcataccatcatactaattggcaggctcaactacactacaaaagaaaaatcatcagctaaaTTAATTCCAAACCATccatcagccgcacaacacacaacataacccTAATGTCTTATTAGATAGAGTTTAATCCCCATGTCTGTGCTTTtcactcatttaggccacagatccattttattccatttttctttttccccgtcatcacaaaacatgtgacatgtcgCCCTGTACTTCACAAAAGACGTTTGTTCTTATATgttcagagttgtgtatctgggtgcaggattcacttGCACATCAAAaccaggaaactcagtgttttagagtctccactctaacaaactccaacacatcccattcactcgtgctagaattcagtcacctttcattaatctaagaatgatcaactaatttgcatatcagctattaacccactaagttgacaggacaacagaaatgcatgttcaaaatattatcacaaaaatagaatttccctcatacagtaaattacttgtgctgcatcaatcaggcagaaagcatctcccaatttactatattaacaactaaatttattgtctgatcactggttggtcaaaccagaatcttttttcGGAGAAATGatctgtgaaaaactgaaagttTCCATTGTTGAGGCTGTTTGTAACAAGACTGCCATTGATCTTGCTGGAGAGATGAGGTGCACTATCCCAGCATTCAGTGGGAACAGACTGAACTTAGAGAAACATTTGTTGAAGTCACTTGCAGAGAAAGAGGACTTTGATGCTTTCATCACCTACATCCAACGTCCAAGGACGCAAGTAGAAGCTTTTATCGAAGAGAGAGTAAACACGTACATGTCCagagaatacaaaaaaaaagctcaaaataTACTCAGAAAACATGTGGATGGGATGCACACGTTTGTCTGTCAAGCTTTGTTTTATACAACAAATAAagtcaaaacacagagaggaaaCACAGACATGTGGGTAGAGGAATTTTCCAGTTTCCTTAAAGATAAACTGACTCTTTAATCTGTCTTTTGTCAAAACTTCAGGGACATAAACAATTTTGACTTCCTTAAAGATGAGATTGAGAGACGTCTTGAATCTGTCAGAAAGGAGATGAATCAGCTTTCGCTGGATAAGATGAAGGAATTCAGACTTACGCCTGATCAAATCCTCATCGATCAGCTGTGTAACTGCTGCTGGGAAACCTGCCCCTTCTGTGGAGCTGTTTGTACCAACACTGTCAAAAATCACAGTCCTGAAGACCACAATGTCCCCTTTCATAGACCTTCTGCAGTCAGTGGTGGACACTACAAGGACAGTGATGAAATGAGTGTCGAGTTCTGCACAACAAAAGTTGCAAGTGATATACGTTTTTACCCTAATCTAAGGTTAGATCCCATTCCTTTTAAAAAGTACCGCAAAGCCGGACCACCATATAAAAACTGGAGAATTACCCCTGATGAATCTAAACTAAAGTACTGGACATGGTTTGTGTGTCGATTTCAGAAGGAAATGGAAAAGCACTATCATTTTAAATTCACAGGGAGTGGTCAGATTCCCAGAGAGTGGAAAACACACACTAAAGAAGATGCGATTGAAAGTCTggatgaaatgtgcaaactgtgaGTGAGTCACCACAGCTCAACaattattcacaaatgaaaccacataaaatgataacgttacattaaaacattaaaatatggaCTTTCAGTAGATTGTTCAAATGGTACATAGAAACCTGCTTAATTGAAATGAAATTTTACAAAGGTGAGCAAATAGAAACAACATCTATTTAAAAATGATAGTTCGAAATACagtgagaaataaaaacagatactTTTATGTAAAATTTTAATCAGTTTGTCATCAGCAAAGAATTTTTGGACAGATAAAGTGTTTTCACACTTATTATTGTGACACACTGTAATGTGTGGTCACATTATGTGATTTAATTTTTGTATATTGTATAAGCTTTTAGGTGTAGTTTTGTTAAGGAAGGCCCTTAATCTTGTGATTTTTGTTGAAGATCCAACATGTGGTGTGATCCCTAGTTACGCCACAAGGGGGCACTTCCGCCCTAGTGAGATGGTTTAGTGTGACGCTACTGCTCGTCTTCAGATCTGGCAGAAGCGAGAGAGGAAACACACTACCTGTCGTCCATCTCATGATTTATCTGTTCTTTTCAGGTTAGTAAGTAATAAGGCCACACATGTGGTCCACATAATTTACCTGACAAATAAGGGTAAAACCCAACCAGCAGTTTGTTTTGCTGAAGATCTGTGTTCGTCTGTTTTGCTCATTGAAATGTGTTACGATCGAGAGTAGGAGCTAGCTTAGCTCGCCGCATGCTGGAGTAGCCGTCGGCTTTGTTGTTTTCTAAACTTAAGGCACCCTCTTGTAACAAAAGTACACCACTGCTCCTGTATATTTGAGTTAATGTGTTCACAGAGACAGTTGGATATGTTGTCACTGTTATTGTCTAAAGTTAATGTAATAACCTGTAATAATTCTGATCGCTCTGCAATGTTGATGTGGAGATTTCTACTATACAAATACGCCATTAGTATATGGTACAGTATTGGAATGTTTGCTTTATCAAACtatgtgtggaaaaaaagtgtaatttatAGCTCTTAGTAACAAATAACAGAGATGACTGTTTAGATTTTTGTTTATACTATTttagtttattctgattttgggCTTTGGGAATGTGAGACAGAGATGTAAAGAAGTTTTTGCAACCTGTTGTGAACACATGaatgtgtttaaataaagatcTGGCAGAAGCGAGAGGGGAAACACACTACCTGTCGTCCATCTCATGATTTATCTGTTCTTTTCAGAACCAGACATAATCTGTCAACCACCCTCTTGCTTGGGGTGTGTTacattatattattaattttaaaGAGGCAGACAACGAGGACTGCTAAAATTATTGATGTTAGGAAGATTTTACATCATTAAATCACAATATGAAAATGTTTGAAGGTTAGCTCATATAGCAACATCTGTGTTGTGACTGAGTAAATGACacattttgaggaaaaaaactaTTATCTTACTGTAAACGAATAAATTATTGTATGTTTATTttagcatttgcattttaaattaaaaaatgaaaagaaaaatgcacatttaacgttgttacattaattttaatgatcaacatttttgcttttttgtcattgtaatttcattttattcagcagTTTTGAGCTATAATGTAAATAGCGCttaataatgtttttattcattgaGCTGTTAATCAGTGACAACACATATATTGACTTTGACCTCTTGTGTTACTAATGGATGGTTACAAAGAGTTGTAATGAACTTAATTTCTTCATACTAGGGTTCTTTTCACTTCTGAAAAATGTTGTCTTTGTAGATTAACGTATCCGTAGAAACCCTGCAAAAACCTAACATGTCACATTTGTCTGTATCATACCTTCCTGACAACCAGCCTCTTCATTGATGTCTTCTGAAATGGACATTTGGTCTACATCTTTTGACTTATTTGAGCTACTGACCTACTACGTCCTGATGTAATAATAGAGGACACCCTGTTCTTTCCATTCCATCTCATGTGTCTCATGTCTTTTAGCTCCAAAGAgagaaaatcacaaaaaaagttcAATGTGAAGATTCCTTTTTACTTCGGTACCAGGAAGATATACACTATATTATTTAAGTATTTGCATTTTGAAATAAAGGAACtggttaaaacattttaaagacttGAGTGCTATATGTTTGCTGTTCATCTACCACAAatgtttctcttcttctctcacgGTTCTAATTCCTGGCCAACTCCTGTCATAACTCAATTCAATTCTCACGTCCTGGCCAGTTGTCCGTTTTCCCGAGCTGGAATGCTCAACCCAGTCACTATTCCTGATCATTCCAGCAGTTCCCCCATTAACCCACGTGGCCAAAGAAATTCataaatattgattttcagAATTCATTATCTAATGAATTGCATCTCGACCCTGTGTGCAAAAGGTGATAACTGAATCCCCTTCAG
It encodes the following:
- the LOC116316569 gene encoding microsomal glutathione S-transferase 1-like, whose product is MAELMENEVVRAFSTYAVIVIVKLLLMGPMTGYYRFTRGSFSNEEDVARKSAEEKKKLLKTHPDVERVRRCHQNDLENVIPFVIVGLIYALTGPELSVALLHFRIFAGARIFHTIAYIGALPQPSRGLSWVLGMLVTFSMAYRVLNTVLFL